Proteins from one bacterium genomic window:
- a CDS encoding 2-oxoacid:acceptor oxidoreductase family protein: MAERYEVRFSGTGGQGVVLAGMILAEAAGLFGGKHVVQTVSYGPQVRGGNSNAEVVISEEEIDYPRPLGLDLLVPFTQQGCDEGARLLKPKGVVLLDPELVSQMPEGWVASLPLRKTALEATGRAQMANVVSLGAVVVLCPHVDLEAMSAAIKERAPRGLEEVFIKALNAGYELADAMRAKISFREAASPED, translated from the coding sequence ATGGCTGAGCGCTACGAGGTCAGGTTTAGCGGCACGGGTGGGCAGGGGGTAGTACTGGCAGGCATGATCCTTGCCGAGGCAGCAGGGCTCTTCGGAGGAAAGCATGTGGTACAAACGGTCAGCTATGGCCCGCAGGTGAGGGGTGGTAACAGCAATGCCGAGGTTGTGATCAGTGAAGAGGAGATAGACTACCCAAGGCCCCTTGGCCTGGACCTCCTGGTGCCTTTCACCCAGCAGGGTTGCGACGAAGGGGCCAGGCTTCTGAAACCCAAGGGTGTTGTGCTTCTGGATCCTGAACTGGTGAGCCAGATGCCGGAGGGGTGGGTGGCATCTCTTCCCCTCAGGAAGACGGCCCTGGAAGCCACGGGAAGGGCCCAGATGGCAAATGTGGTCTCCCTGGGGGCAGTTGTAGTGCTTTGCCCCCATGTGGACCTGGAGGCCATGAGCGCTGCGATAAAGGAGAGGGCACCCAGGGGATTGGAAGAAGTTTTCATCAAGGCCCTAAACGCTGGTTACGAACTGGCCGATGCCATGCGTGCCAAGATTTCCTTTAGGGAGGCTGCCTCCCCTGAGGATTAA
- a CDS encoding iron chelate uptake ABC transporter family permease subunit, with amino-acid sequence MIHDFLSSWGLFQNTYLAGWAMGLLLSQVGVIVVARDQIFIGAAVSQASGLGIAWALWLGDMLGHHAQHWSRSDLFLSAMAVAFSVGAALVTARGNDSGGESHEAVTGWVFLFSGSISSLILAHSPHGLDEIQRLASSSIIGATAADVWVFGSLAIMTAWILVFFHRPLLLLSMDRPMAEALGMRTGIWSAAVCAWLGLTVGLSIRSAGMLYTFGCLVLPALLAKRLCREVWSMFVVAPLVFLGVSIPGFVLANHLDSPSAQMTVGLLTGGLALIWTSGLVTRRPSPWPGRHQTD; translated from the coding sequence ATGATCCACGATTTCCTCTCTTCGTGGGGTCTGTTTCAGAACACCTATCTGGCGGGATGGGCCATGGGGTTGCTTCTTTCTCAAGTGGGCGTCATAGTGGTGGCGCGGGATCAGATCTTCATCGGCGCGGCGGTCTCCCAGGCGTCGGGACTAGGTATTGCGTGGGCTCTTTGGCTGGGAGACATGCTGGGGCACCATGCCCAACACTGGTCCCGGTCAGACTTGTTCTTGTCCGCCATGGCGGTGGCCTTTTCCGTGGGCGCGGCCCTGGTTACAGCCCGCGGGAACGACTCAGGAGGGGAAAGCCACGAGGCGGTAACCGGATGGGTGTTTTTGTTTTCAGGGAGTATTTCCAGCTTGATCCTGGCTCACAGCCCACACGGGTTGGACGAGATCCAGCGCCTGGCCTCCTCGAGCATCATCGGGGCTACGGCGGCGGACGTCTGGGTGTTCGGTTCCCTTGCGATAATGACCGCTTGGATACTCGTATTCTTTCACCGCCCGCTTTTGCTCCTTTCCATGGACCGCCCCATGGCCGAAGCCCTTGGGATGCGGACGGGAATCTGGTCTGCTGCGGTGTGCGCATGGCTCGGGTTGACCGTGGGCCTCTCCATCCGTTCCGCTGGGATGCTCTATACCTTCGGATGCCTGGTCCTTCCTGCACTCCTGGCCAAGAGGCTGTGCCGCGAGGTCTGGTCCATGTTCGTGGTGGCCCCCTTGGTGTTCCTGGGGGTGAGTATTCCCGGATTCGTCCTTGCGAATCACTTGGATTCCCCGTCAGCTCAGATGACTGTGGGGCTTCTGACTGGGGGGCTGGCGCTCATTTGGACCAGCGGCTTGGTGACCCGACGGCCTAGTCCATGGCCGGGCCGACATCAGACAGATTGA
- a CDS encoding ABC transporter ATP-binding protein codes for MIQDERVMLRATDLSLGYGQRLVLREVCMEVRSGEFWFLVGPNGEGKTTLLRAILGLLSPTGGTLWCHPERAGRQRVGFVPQRCDLNLAVPTTVREFVSLGLVGLRRNRKEREEDLRWALGRVGLEEMIGRDYSSLSGGQRQRALVARALIRRPSLLILDEATNGMDLSTEDAFLRCVADLHRVDGLTILFVTHDLGIAMRFGTHAAVFKGGRVTAGPVSETLGPAVLASAYGVPVAVTLEPSGSVCVRVGPPEVAP; via the coding sequence ATGATCCAGGATGAGAGGGTCATGCTTAGGGCCACGGACCTGTCTCTGGGCTATGGCCAAAGGCTGGTTCTGCGCGAGGTCTGCATGGAGGTAAGGTCTGGGGAGTTCTGGTTCCTTGTGGGGCCCAACGGCGAGGGAAAGACCACGCTTCTGAGGGCCATCCTTGGACTTCTATCCCCCACTGGGGGCACTCTGTGGTGCCATCCCGAGCGGGCTGGTCGGCAGCGCGTCGGGTTTGTGCCCCAGCGCTGCGACTTGAATCTGGCAGTGCCCACCACGGTTCGGGAGTTCGTCTCGCTGGGGCTGGTGGGCCTCAGAAGAAACCGCAAGGAACGGGAAGAGGACCTTCGGTGGGCTCTGGGCAGGGTCGGGCTCGAGGAGATGATCGGTCGCGACTACTCTTCCCTCTCCGGGGGACAACGGCAGCGGGCCCTGGTGGCCAGGGCTCTGATTCGCCGACCGAGCCTTCTCATCCTGGATGAGGCGACCAACGGAATGGACCTGTCCACCGAGGACGCATTCCTGAGATGTGTGGCAGACCTTCACCGAGTGGACGGACTGACAATCCTGTTTGTGACCCACGACCTGGGAATCGCCATGCGATTCGGGACCCATGCGGCGGTATTCAAGGGCGGCCGGGTGACTGCAGGGCCCGTTAGCGAGACGCTGGGGCCGGCTGTACTCGCCTCCGCGTACGGGGTGCCGGTGGCAGTGACGCTGGAACCCTCGGGGAGCGTGTGCGTGCGCGTAGGCCCGCCGGAGGTGGCCCCATGA
- a CDS encoding metal ABC transporter substrate-binding protein, translated as MIKSNGLRNLSGKALRFVCAVAACLLPVQAKGEPVRVCVTTPDLGSLVQEIGGERVSLTIFGKGSEDPHFLEPKPSFVKALSLADIFVQTGLDLESGWAPLIIQNARNSKVVPGARGFVDASSAISQLEVPTGHVDRSMGDVHPGGNPHYLLDPINGLAVARLIRDRLSEIRPQERALFHERYSSFRDKVAKALVGERLAARYDFEKLAILFEHGKLQPFLAEQGQTDLLGGWLGAMMPHFGVKVVADHNLWPYFARRFGIRVVGFMEPKPGISPTTKHLGELIQAMKAQGVKVILTVPYFDTRHARFLAERTGARIARMAHQVESVPEARDYLGMVDHNVQEVLSALRP; from the coding sequence ATGATCAAAAGCAATGGACTCAGAAACCTCTCAGGAAAGGCCTTGAGATTCGTCTGTGCGGTGGCAGCCTGCCTCCTGCCAGTACAGGCCAAAGGAGAGCCCGTGCGCGTGTGCGTCACCACCCCGGATCTAGGCAGCCTGGTTCAAGAAATCGGCGGGGAGCGGGTCTCTCTCACGATCTTCGGGAAGGGAAGCGAGGATCCTCACTTCCTGGAGCCCAAGCCAAGTTTTGTCAAGGCCTTGAGCTTGGCGGACATCTTCGTTCAGACTGGACTGGATCTGGAGTCAGGGTGGGCTCCGCTCATCATACAGAACGCGCGGAATTCCAAAGTGGTCCCGGGCGCCAGAGGGTTTGTGGATGCGTCGTCAGCAATCTCGCAGTTGGAGGTGCCCACCGGACACGTGGACCGCTCTATGGGTGACGTTCACCCGGGGGGCAATCCACATTACCTTCTGGACCCCATCAATGGCCTTGCCGTGGCAAGGCTCATCCGGGACCGATTGAGCGAGATTCGTCCCCAGGAACGCGCGTTGTTCCACGAACGATATTCCTCCTTTCGGGATAAAGTGGCCAAGGCTTTGGTGGGAGAAAGACTGGCGGCGCGGTATGACTTCGAGAAACTGGCCATCCTGTTCGAGCATGGCAAACTACAGCCATTTCTGGCCGAGCAAGGACAGACCGATCTCCTAGGCGGCTGGCTTGGCGCCATGATGCCCCACTTTGGTGTAAAGGTCGTGGCGGATCATAACCTTTGGCCTTACTTCGCTCGACGGTTCGGGATCCGTGTCGTTGGTTTCATGGAACCCAAACCAGGGATCTCTCCCACGACAAAGCATCTAGGGGAATTGATCCAAGCCATGAAGGCCCAAGGGGTGAAGGTGATTCTCACGGTGCCGTACTTCGATACGCGCCACGCCCGGTTCTTGGCCGAACGGACGGGTGCCCGGATTGCGCGAATGGCCCACCAGGTGGAGTCGGTGCCAGAGGCCAGGGACTACCTGGGCATGGTGGACCACAATGTGCAAGAGGTTCTCAGCGCGCTGAGGCCATGA
- a CDS encoding transcriptional repressor, with the protein MIANAVAVYVVATQRSSFDAKGFAKDEGLDILWEKEAAMKRNTSQRAAIEQVFIRESRPLAVEDVLKIGRTIVQSLNQATVYRNLKLLTQAGWLAKVNHPLIGTLYERTGKDHHHHFHCRICRKVFDVPGCALNDKDALSRGFVTENHEVFLFGICPSCAT; encoded by the coding sequence GTGATTGCAAACGCAGTTGCAGTATACGTTGTGGCCACTCAGAGATCAAGCTTTGATGCAAAAGGTTTTGCAAAAGATGAAGGGTTGGATATCTTGTGGGAAAAGGAGGCTGCGATGAAACGCAACACATCTCAGAGGGCAGCCATTGAACAGGTCTTCATCCGTGAGAGTCGACCCTTGGCTGTTGAGGATGTCTTGAAGATCGGTCGCACTATCGTTCAGTCCTTGAATCAGGCGACGGTCTATCGGAATCTGAAGCTTTTAACGCAAGCAGGGTGGCTCGCCAAGGTCAACCACCCGCTCATCGGGACCCTGTATGAGAGAACTGGCAAAGACCACCACCACCACTTCCATTGCCGAATCTGTCGGAAGGTGTTCGACGTTCCCGGCTGTGCCCTGAACGATAAAGACGCCTTGTCGAGGGGGTTTGTCACGGAGAATCACGAGGTCTTTCTTTTTGGGATCTGCCCGTCCTGCGCGACTTAA
- a CDS encoding nuclear transport factor 2 family protein, translating into MTRQEIQKALEIWKKAWEQHDLAGVMALFHEEISFENWTGAKVRGKQALEKAWSSWFAQHGGFRFQEEETFVDEVEQKVLYRWKLEWPSPERGYQGKPEVRRGVDVIHFQDGKIIRKLTYCKTTLEIEGFRVRLVPEDDKSQESTSGAL; encoded by the coding sequence TTGACAAGACAAGAGATTCAGAAGGCCTTGGAGATCTGGAAAAAGGCATGGGAACAACACGACTTGGCCGGGGTCATGGCCTTGTTTCACGAGGAGATATCCTTTGAGAACTGGACGGGCGCAAAGGTAAGAGGCAAGCAAGCCCTGGAAAAAGCCTGGAGCTCATGGTTTGCACAGCATGGTGGGTTTAGATTTCAGGAGGAAGAAACCTTCGTGGACGAGGTGGAGCAGAAGGTCCTTTACAGATGGAAACTGGAATGGCCCTCCCCAGAGAGAGGCTACCAGGGCAAGCCCGAGGTGCGCCGCGGGGTGGATGTTATCCATTTTCAGGATGGAAAGATCATCCGCAAATTGACCTACTGCAAGACCACCCTGGAAATTGAGGGTTTCAGGGTCAGGCTTGTTCCAGAAGATGATAAGTCTCAAGAATCAACCTCAGGGGCACTCTAG
- a CDS encoding DUF86 domain-containing protein, which translates to MTPTKLNKRILVQRLDYISQMIEEIQSLPLGNPEEFFSDRRNVWSAEACVRRVLEAILDLGRHILAKCFGKGVTEYKKIADELENKGVLSHESAQIMRILAGYRNRMVHFYHEVTREELYSICSQELKDILFLKESLVKWIKVHPENVDETF; encoded by the coding sequence ATGACACCCACCAAATTGAACAAGAGGATACTGGTTCAAAGGCTCGATTACATATCCCAGATGATAGAGGAGATTCAAAGCCTCCCGCTGGGAAATCCCGAGGAGTTCTTTTCAGACCGGAGAAATGTTTGGAGTGCGGAAGCCTGTGTGCGAAGGGTGCTGGAAGCCATCTTGGATTTGGGCAGACACATCCTGGCCAAATGTTTTGGAAAAGGAGTTACAGAATACAAGAAAATAGCTGATGAATTGGAAAATAAAGGGGTCCTTTCTCACGAATCGGCTCAGATCATGAGGATTCTGGCTGGCTATAGGAACAGGATGGTGCATTTCTATCATGAGGTGACTCGAGAGGAGCTTTATTCCATATGCAGCCAGGAGCTGAAGGATATTTTGTTTCTCAAGGAATCTCTTGTGAAATGGATCAAGGTGCACCCTGAAAATGTCGATGAAACATTTTGA
- a CDS encoding nucleotidyltransferase domain-containing protein gives MASLNEIQEYLKNLCSKYEIEIIYSFGSRAKEVKDFLDGSIAQLDEGGSDVDIGIKLKPGSSLSVREKVLLSLEIEAILGVERIDLCLVNEVDPFLAAEIIRGERVFCCDEYLADQYDLYILRRAGDLEPLERDRSRLVLGEPEVSP, from the coding sequence ATGGCTAGTTTAAATGAAATCCAAGAATATCTAAAGAATTTATGCTCCAAGTACGAAATTGAAATCATTTACTCCTTCGGAAGCCGGGCTAAGGAGGTCAAGGATTTTCTGGATGGCAGTATCGCCCAATTGGACGAAGGCGGCTCGGATGTGGACATAGGTATTAAGCTCAAGCCCGGATCCTCTCTTTCGGTGCGAGAAAAGGTCTTACTGTCTCTGGAGATCGAGGCCATCTTGGGGGTTGAGCGCATTGACCTCTGTCTAGTCAATGAGGTGGATCCTTTCCTGGCCGCAGAGATCATCAGGGGTGAGAGGGTCTTTTGTTGTGACGAATACTTGGCTGATCAGTATGATCTTTACATTCTTAGAAGAGCAGGGGATCTAGAGCCTCTGGAGCGAGATCGATCAAGACTCGTACTTGGCGAGCCCGAGGTTTCCCCATGA
- a CDS encoding DVU0772 family protein, whose translation MMGLEELRERKDILIEIDWELTPLEAVEMFDHRAGGLKSRLQVRSQNQKHYFFCVDNWQETPRVVLKERSVKESRVIAQISAPQELLQECIRQYGGRRGLFPPSEALKNWLRQSLFAGNPCGVS comes from the coding sequence ATGATGGGCCTTGAGGAGCTCAGGGAAAGGAAGGATATATTGATTGAGATAGACTGGGAGCTGACTCCCCTGGAAGCCGTTGAGATGTTTGATCACAGGGCTGGCGGGCTCAAGTCCAGGCTCCAGGTGAGGAGTCAGAACCAGAAACATTATTTTTTTTGCGTGGACAATTGGCAGGAAACGCCGAGGGTGGTTCTCAAGGAACGCTCTGTCAAGGAATCCCGAGTCATAGCCCAGATCTCAGCCCCCCAAGAGCTTCTGCAAGAGTGCATCAGGCAGTACGGGGGTCGCCGTGGGCTCTTCCCTCCGAGCGAGGCCTTGAAAAACTGGTTGAGGCAAAGCCTCTTTGCCGGGAACCCCTGTGGAGTTTCCTGA
- a CDS encoding cyclic nucleotide-binding domain-containing protein encodes MVSPSDLKEILLLQGLPESLLDQMVPQIRLSEHGSGAMIFEEGTRAHYFYMLKEGKVLLEVEIAQDIIISLGSIKRGYCFGWSSLVPDGRHTTYAVASEPSQVLSISGEAFLDILEKEPRWGYLVMKRVFQVFRRRLERRTNQFIKVMRKHPDIQKLLEI; translated from the coding sequence ATGGTTTCTCCGTCCGATTTAAAAGAAATACTTCTTCTTCAGGGACTTCCAGAATCCCTGTTAGACCAGATGGTGCCACAGATTCGCTTGAGTGAACATGGCTCTGGAGCCATGATATTCGAGGAAGGAACCCGAGCCCATTACTTCTACATGCTCAAGGAGGGAAAGGTTCTCTTGGAGGTGGAAATCGCCCAAGACATCATAATTTCCTTGGGCTCCATAAAGAGAGGTTACTGCTTTGGGTGGTCTTCCCTGGTGCCTGATGGCCGCCATACCACCTATGCCGTGGCTTCAGAGCCCTCCCAGGTGCTCTCCATATCAGGGGAGGCTTTCTTGGACATCCTGGAGAAAGAGCCCCGTTGGGGATATCTAGTCATGAAACGGGTGTTCCAGGTCTTCCGAAGGCGTCTGGAGAGAAGGACCAATCAGTTCATAAAAGTGATGAGAAAGCACCCGGACATCCAAAAACTCCTGGAAATCTGA
- a CDS encoding Na(+)/H(+) antiporter subunit D, with the protein MSEPVAPFLLFFLGAALAPLLKGKTRKGLLLLVPVVGLVNLLHWEEGLHWSLECLGYTLVLIRVDKLSLLFGYIFHLIAFLGFLYSLHVEDSLEMGAALAYAGCALGIVFAGDLLTLFVFWELLSIASVFIIWARRTKASLAAGFRYLLVHVAGGLLLMAGIVLHVCETGSVEFGFLGLQGPASLLIFLGIGVNCAWPGIHAWLTDAYPEASVTGTVFLSAFTTKAAVYALARGFPGTPALIWIGAAMTAFPIFYAVIENDLRRVLSYSLINQVGFMVCGIGIGTPMALNGAVSHAFNDILFKALLFMSMGAVMYRTGRINATDLGGLYRTMPLTCIFCMVGAASISAFPLFSGFVSKSMVMEAAALGDMRVIWFILLFASAGVFHHAGIKIPYFAFFSHDSGLRPKEAPLHMLLAMGLTAGLCVFIGSAPGFLYSLLPYPVEYAPYSPGHVLGQSQLLFYSSLAFTLLILSGIYPAEMRATNLDADWFYRKGARALYRALEGLLPRLGVLGERLLVHGLAAGLGRFSQDGPSRLALIFLFPLWKLKGMEREQLLVQAREVRRAMASGALPVGLGAAMAILFLFLLFLLG; encoded by the coding sequence ATGAGTGAGCCTGTGGCTCCTTTTCTTCTATTCTTTCTGGGAGCTGCTCTGGCGCCCCTTCTCAAGGGAAAGACCAGAAAGGGTCTGCTGCTATTGGTGCCGGTGGTGGGTCTTGTGAATCTGCTTCACTGGGAAGAGGGGTTACATTGGAGCCTGGAGTGTCTTGGATACACATTGGTGCTAATAAGGGTAGACAAATTGAGTCTGCTCTTTGGTTACATTTTTCACCTCATAGCCTTTCTTGGATTTCTTTATTCTCTTCACGTGGAGGACTCTTTGGAGATGGGAGCAGCCTTGGCTTATGCTGGCTGCGCCCTGGGAATCGTGTTTGCAGGAGACCTACTTACCCTTTTTGTGTTTTGGGAGTTGCTGTCCATAGCCTCTGTTTTCATCATTTGGGCCAGACGCACAAAGGCCTCCCTGGCCGCAGGCTTCCGCTACCTGCTTGTGCATGTGGCAGGCGGGCTGCTGCTCATGGCCGGAATAGTCTTGCACGTGTGTGAAACAGGCTCTGTGGAGTTCGGCTTTCTAGGACTTCAGGGGCCAGCTTCCCTCTTGATATTTTTGGGCATAGGAGTCAACTGCGCCTGGCCGGGGATTCATGCCTGGCTCACAGATGCATATCCCGAGGCTTCGGTCACAGGAACTGTCTTTCTGAGCGCTTTCACCACCAAGGCCGCTGTTTACGCCTTGGCAAGGGGGTTTCCCGGAACTCCAGCCCTTATCTGGATCGGAGCGGCCATGACGGCGTTTCCCATCTTTTACGCTGTCATAGAAAACGATCTCAGAAGAGTTCTCTCGTACAGCCTCATAAACCAGGTGGGTTTCATGGTCTGCGGCATAGGAATAGGCACACCTATGGCTCTTAACGGCGCCGTGAGCCACGCCTTCAACGACATACTTTTCAAGGCCCTTCTTTTCATGTCCATGGGAGCGGTGATGTACAGAACCGGCCGGATCAATGCAACGGACCTGGGGGGGCTTTACCGCACCATGCCTCTGACCTGCATCTTTTGCATGGTGGGGGCAGCCTCCATCTCCGCCTTTCCCTTGTTCAGCGGTTTTGTGAGCAAGTCCATGGTCATGGAGGCAGCCGCCTTGGGAGACATGCGGGTGATATGGTTCATCTTGCTTTTCGCCTCTGCCGGCGTTTTTCATCACGCCGGGATCAAGATACCCTACTTCGCCTTCTTCTCCCACGACAGCGGGCTCAGGCCCAAAGAGGCTCCCCTTCACATGCTTCTGGCCATGGGGCTTACAGCAGGGCTTTGCGTGTTCATAGGCTCGGCTCCGGGATTTCTCTACAGCCTTCTGCCTTACCCTGTGGAGTATGCTCCTTACAGCCCAGGGCATGTTCTGGGCCAGAGCCAGCTGCTCTTTTACTCTTCTTTGGCCTTCACTCTTCTTATTCTCTCGGGCATATACCCTGCGGAGATGAGGGCCACAAATCTGGATGCAGATTGGTTCTATCGGAAAGGTGCCAGGGCCTTGTACAGGGCACTGGAAGGTCTTCTTCCCAGGCTTGGTGTTTTGGGGGAAAGGCTGCTGGTCCATGGGCTGGCAGCCGGGCTGGGCCGGTTCTCTCAAGACGGGCCTTCTCGCCTGGCGCTGATTTTTCTATTTCCCCTCTGGAAGCTAAAGGGCATGGAGAGGGAGCAACTGCTTGTACAGGCAAGAGAGGTTAGAAGGGCCATGGCTTCAGGGGCCTTACCCGTGGGACTGGGGGCAGCCATGGCCATTCTTTTCCTATTTCTGCTCTTCTTATTGGGCTGA
- a CDS encoding monovalent cation/H+ antiporter subunit D family protein, with amino-acid sequence MSDVNSIVPILAIGASMGVVPVLLSARSADVREGWTLAAGLAKLALVLSMLPGVLAGKTFLFKLADVFPGASIAFRVDAMGILFALISSSLWIVTSVYSIGYMRGLKEHAQTRYYCYFALALCSTLGVAFSANLLTLYLFYELLSFATYPLVTHHQDQEARSAGRRYLLFIVGGSVGLVLPAMLACYGTARTLDFSPGGILGSAGFSDLELSLLMLMFLFGFAKAAIMPLHGWLPAAMVAPTPVSALLHAVAVVKVGVFSILRVLTGIFGLELLGSSNLDSLVLALAAVTMVAASLVALCQDGLKRMLAYSTVGQLSYIILGGALISPEGLQGALTHMATHALGKISLFFCAGAIYVATGKQRISQLNGIARRMPLTMVAFLVASLSIIGLPPMAGFLSKWYLALGCVGAEQNVCLAVLLLSSLLNAGYLMPVVYRAFFLPIPDGEPTGRLPETSSLCTWAPMLTALGCVIIFLFPGVILDLTSVAVRQVWGS; translated from the coding sequence ATGTCGGATGTCAACTCCATAGTACCTATCTTGGCCATAGGGGCATCCATGGGCGTTGTGCCCGTGTTGCTCTCCGCCCGTTCTGCGGATGTGCGGGAGGGATGGACCCTGGCTGCCGGGCTGGCCAAACTGGCTTTGGTGTTGAGCATGCTCCCTGGGGTACTGGCCGGGAAAACATTTTTGTTCAAGCTGGCCGATGTCTTCCCAGGAGCTTCCATTGCTTTCAGAGTGGATGCCATGGGGATTCTCTTCGCCTTGATCTCATCAAGCCTTTGGATAGTCACCTCTGTTTACTCCATTGGCTATATGCGGGGCCTCAAAGAACATGCTCAGACCCGTTATTACTGCTATTTCGCCCTGGCTCTCTGCTCCACCCTCGGAGTGGCCTTCTCAGCCAACCTATTGACCCTTTATCTCTTCTATGAACTGCTCTCCTTTGCCACATACCCCCTTGTCACCCACCACCAGGACCAGGAAGCCAGGAGCGCTGGCCGAAGATATCTGCTTTTCATTGTGGGAGGCTCGGTGGGGCTGGTGCTGCCTGCAATGCTTGCTTGTTACGGGACTGCCAGAACCCTGGATTTCTCTCCTGGAGGAATCCTGGGCAGTGCCGGGTTCTCGGATTTGGAACTATCCTTGTTGATGCTCATGTTCCTTTTTGGGTTTGCCAAGGCAGCTATCATGCCTTTACACGGCTGGCTTCCTGCAGCCATGGTGGCACCTACACCCGTCAGTGCGCTCCTGCATGCGGTGGCAGTTGTAAAAGTGGGAGTTTTTAGCATCCTTCGGGTTCTGACCGGTATATTCGGCTTGGAGCTTCTGGGCTCCAGCAATCTGGACTCCTTGGTCTTGGCCCTTGCGGCCGTCACCATGGTGGCAGCTTCCCTTGTGGCGCTTTGCCAGGACGGGCTCAAGAGGATGCTGGCTTATTCCACGGTGGGTCAGCTATCTTACATAATCCTGGGAGGAGCACTGATAAGCCCAGAGGGCCTTCAGGGAGCCTTGACCCACATGGCTACCCATGCCCTTGGAAAAATAAGCCTCTTCTTTTGCGCCGGAGCCATATACGTGGCCACAGGAAAACAGCGCATCAGCCAGCTCAATGGAATTGCAAGACGCATGCCCCTGACCATGGTAGCCTTTCTGGTGGCCTCTCTCAGCATCATAGGCTTACCTCCCATGGCCGGGTTTCTTAGCAAATGGTATCTGGCCCTCGGGTGCGTGGGTGCCGAACAAAATGTGTGTCTTGCGGTGCTTTTGCTCAGCTCCCTGTTGAACGCTGGGTACCTTATGCCAGTAGTTTACAGGGCTTTTTTCCTGCCCATCCCGGATGGAGAGCCCACGGGAAGATTGCCTGAGACTTCCTCCCTTTGCACCTGGGCTCCCATGCTCACTGCATTGGGATGCGTGATAATTTTCTTGTTTCCGGGAGTGATCCTGGATCTTACTAGCGTAGCGGTCAGGCAGGTTTGGGGAAGCTGA